GCGTCACGACaactcattaaatattaattacattaatattctcCTCGCATTCAGGTGTGAACGTGCATAGCGACGATTGTGTTGGGCTATGGAAACgctatatttaaatatgacgTCAATTTATCTGAAGCATGCAGTATATTACATCGTAGACTGGTTTTTGCCAAGTGAACCGTAATACATCTGCGTACTAACTAGTTAACTGCCGTTGATAATCATGTCACATTAATTCTAATAGTGCTAATATAAATATCACTTACCAACAAAACAAGAATACACCAGAACGACAGTTTTCAGTACAATTTTAACTCCATTCACAATTTTCTCTTTAATCTGCGCTTTGACATCTCCTTCTAATATCTGCGCTAGATCGTACTGTAGAGTGGACTTAAGACTGCTGTTACTATGGAGACCAATCAGAGTGTTTAGCAGTTCCACCATGGACTGCGAATCTAGAAGGTATAGGCTCACAAGGCAGGAACAGGCAACCTGGAATAGATATTGTACAGTTAGTAGTCAATACTTGTAATTGGGTGAttcttcagaaaaaatatactagttaaggtcatatcattatcctcaccaactggttcacttcactgtgatgcctaaaatcttttgattcttacttcatctaataatagccgtagtactttacaagtttaggtaaaaataatattaaatcaagcaatctgcagtatgaaaagtgtggtgaggataatgatgttcttaatttctGTCACTTTTTTCTGGAGAATCACCCAATTACTCAATACTTTCTTGATTCCCCAAAGTGAGTTCTTAAATTGTAATACTTAAATATAGTCCCAATGAATAATAGACAGTACCACAAGttgcacacaacgccatctagtcacaAACTAAGTAAATCTTCTCATGATAGATATAAGTGCAAGAAAAGTAGGTAGGCTTTTGCCCAAAACTAGAACGATTCTTAATTCAGATGAAAAAAGAAGTAAAGTATTTGTTCCTAAAGGTACCTTCTACCACCAcgtaaaattacattacaatagttgtggaagcgtgacagcggaACACACGacgtagagtgccatctctctttcacacatgcaataatttactttatgaCGTAGTTGTGGGCCCCTGGTCTCATAAAAAGAGAGAaaagtttttgtgttgaataatatctatttatgtaaaaagaGAATAACATATGGACCTCAACACTAATTTCGACATTCTGCAACTTCTGCTTGCAAACGTCGATAATGGTCTGATTGAAGTTTGATATGGAGTGCCACTGCTGTTGCACCAGCCTCTGTAGAGACTGCATGCCAGGCTTCACGGTCTTACCGCCTATCTGTAATTGCAGACCTGGAATCAATTCATATAAAGGTTATTtgaataacagaaataaaatatttcatttctttttctaaGTAATGCATCCTGCACTAAAGAATcaaatctttgtgtcgcgggggttctCACAAACATACAATGCACATGCACAAAagcacccaaactcagaacaagcattggtggatcacaACGCTTGTTCCACGCTTGTTCGAACCCGCGATATGTCGCGCACAGTAGGTTAGGTGTTGTGACGTTGTGCGAAAGTTTCACGAAAACGCGAAAATGGGTCAGTGAGGAAATTATATAAACAGCGTCGCTAGCCATTATCACTTAGCTATAATATCATGtctattacatattataaactaCCTGTATTGATATGTCGCGCCATAATAAACAGTTGTGTGGCCTTCACATAGTCCTCAGCCTCAATACTAATCCATATCTTTTCAGGTATTTCCATCAACAGCTTCACTTGAACTGACAAACTGTGCACTGGGTTTGTATTAAACTGGAAACTGGAGAGTTTTACATTTTACTGTATATTGGCAGAATGTTCAAACACTCAAGTAGTGGGTAAAAGAAATTGGCAGTAATTTGATATCATGGGGTAGCAGAGCCGACTTGACAATCAGATGTGTTTTATATTGAGCAGTCTCCTAACACAGGTTTTATTAACTTCAAAGGAGAAGTATAATTGTCCAATTAAGTATGATTTGATATTCCTCTTCATCTGTTTGTATTCTGACTCAAACAACTTTTAAGCCGAggaaaataaggttttaaaacctccattttatatcatttttatataaaagcataaataaattaaccaaaaGCCTAACAATGTATTTCTCCAAACATAAACATACCTCTGAGTAGCTGATGGTTTCTCATCAATCTTGAACCCCACCAAATGTGTGTTATGCAGGTTCTTACAAGCCGCCATCATTTCACTGATGTGGTTCAGAGTACTACCCGTTGTGTCCTTCATCTCCTCAATAGTGTCAGCTGCATGGATCAGGTCTCGGTATCTCTCACtgaaattaaatggaaaattttgttaaaatttaacataaccacatttgtaaattattacagTTGTGCTATTATAGATTATCACatttataagtacttaaatcaatcaattcagcctaccAAGGTCCAGTGTTGGCCAAAAAACTGAACTggtaaaaaaacctttaaataatctttaattcaataaaagcCTAGGAGTTAATCTTCttcttgttttttgttatgttgtacaataaagagtattctatctatctatgcTATCTATCTTATTTCAGttgaaatttaactttaaatttactaaaaattaagtaaatttttaaGTGTCTTACCCGACCATAGCCCGCAACTCCTCTCTTTTCCTCTCAATCTCATATTGTAGCTTCTTCTGCACCTGATCTATATCACTAATAGAGTGGCTTTGAAACAATTGCTCAGGAACTATCTCCAATAGGTTAGGTTGGGTCATTTTTGTATCTCCAAACTTTGCAGTCTATGTATTATAGCATCTGTACAAGTCAGATAACTATCAACTCTTTGATATATAGGAAGAAAATGGTCCTACAATACTAAGAAACAAattgttgatattattttgattgccAAGTCAACAAGATCGGTGACAGTTGTGACAGATCACCTGAATGACAGCTGCCAATTTTGAAAGCGTTCAGATTTAGCGACGTCCTTCAGAAATGACGGTCGACCGTCATTTCTGAAGATAATTTTAAGATAAGATTATTCttagataataaaatgttattagacCGCGgtctaataacattttattatctaaGAATATAAGGTACCTACCAAACAAATGTGGTCAAAAATATCATAGACcctaatattacaataatttattaaggttTGTTATGCAAACATTGTTCTTGCTCAAATCTTCATAAATTCCCGAAACAGCTTTAAGAAATAGAAAGACTCATCTCTTCAAGTTAgcacacacattttttttaaatacggttATAAGTCTAATAAAACAAGGCtctttaaagaattttatcTGAAAAGTGATCGGGTAAGTCAACCAGTATTAAGTCACATATGCCTGAAGGCAGTTACAAAACTACTCTCTGTAGTTATAAAACTAATAGGCTTTCGTGTAATCATGAAATAGATAATTTTACTGTACGTACATACGCGTGTATTTCGCTGAATTCctaaacggctagaccgatttaaatgtattttttttattcctttggATGAAGCTCCGGATggttaaaattcttaaaaagtGAGTGAGAATCGTGAAAGGATttaggggaggcctttgcccagctgagGGACACAGTAGGATAGGTATAAAAAATTGCATCCTGATCAATTTAACTCTCACGCAAGACAACCTGTCAGATCCTTATGAAATGAAAGCATTCCTTTTTCTGAATAATCCCAGTTGATTTCGTACTTTTTTTTCTACCAAAAAAAGGCCCTTGCGTTTAGGATTTTATCTTTTTGTCGCAAAGCacaagtcacccagactcaggacaaccaatcgtggattacacaaatgtttaccgaggatcgaacccgcgatacgtcgcgctcagtgatGACATTGACGTATACTCGGCTATGCACTGCTGGCGTGCAACCTTCCGGATCACGCGAAGCGAAGATGATTCCCGTCGGTTTACCACGACTTGACTCTCAATTTAAAGGACTGTTACTTACCTTTGTTAGAGGAAAATGGAAAGAAGGCCATAAATCACACACAAAATACATAATGCCCCAAGGACAAGGTTTTAGTTCGAGAACGACTATAATTACTCAAAGAAATACCACTtatcgaaataataaatataatcaaagtacataatacaatttcaattttgcagtaaaataacaataagttGTTTACAGTCAAATTCGGAGTCGCATACTCGGTACACTTACATCGTATGACATTGAAAGAAATAATATCACAATTTGCAGatcattatattaatgaaattcattttaaaagattttattttgtataaacttttaagtacaataaaatatactttgatataaaaatttcagtcagattaaaaaaacaaatattttatacattattgcaagaaaaatggaaattaaattttgtaaatttttcctATAAAAAGAGTTTGAACTCAACATTTAACGTACATTCACCAATTTCCCATCCTGTATTTACACGAAACTACATTAAAGGAATTATCCTTGTATTCGTTTAGCTTTATGAGACACATTTGAAATACCTCCGAATACCGCACATATTTATTCCCGCCACTCCTTAAAATtgtcaacaattttattaaagaaactttatttttgtttgataattaaaatcttGTTCACCTAATAGTTTAAAGCACAATTTCCTACGCAATATGAAATGTTAGAACAGGCACTATTTTTTAAGTATAGACACCCTATTATCGAGCCAATGTCAGGGGCATGTATTTGTACATTGTTCGTACTTAAAACGAGTTATTGcccttaattaatattactttaggaaCATGATTGGGGTCGTCGTTGACCCCTCATATAGAAAAAATGCAAAGCCGAAGTGTGCGCGTTTTAACGCATTTTGTTTAACGAAAGATAAGTTTGACAATATGCTACGCATTGCGACTTATCGCAAAATTACTCAGTACATCAGTCTGGAAACTTATaatcagaatataaaataaatactcgtATTAAATGGACCGTTCACAAAACAAGATTCaacttgaaattaataaaaatgattttctttttcattataaaaatatataataacactAAAAATATCCATGTTTAACGGTGCAACATTGATCTatttgttacattaaaattacacttaattCAACTTTTTTAGTTGGCTGTAGAAAATGATATCTGAAACATAAAATGCCTGGAATTGTTGTTATTGcagtattttaatactatattatCATTGCAACTTGCAATCCTAAAATAATACGTGAAATTTTGAGATCATAACGGCAGTGTCGAGccaatttagaaataataattttattacgaaaGTTTAGTCTTATcgagatttaaaattacatgcttagcatattttttttacaaaacatttactaAGGGTTAACATGGGGGTTATATTATAGCCTTTTACTTAATAAAGGAACTCACAAACCACGTCTTGATTAGTGGTATCACCGTTACTATACGACAAGATAATTGTCTTCTTTGATCGAAGGTACTTCCGAGCACAATGTCACCGaatatgttatataattatattaaaattacgaaGATGTTGCTATTCTGTTGAAAATCTTACTTATACttatgtttacaatatttttcgatTGCTTGCATGTTTGACGTGCCGTCACTAAATTACATTAACGGCTATCCCCTGAATAAGGCATTTTAAAACGCTGAGTCACGTCATGTTAATCTTATAGTAAAGCAACATTATCTACAGCCAACGAAACTGATATAAAACCGCTCTCACTACACTGGACCTCAACAACGTTATTATTGCGCTTGAGATTACACTTCACTTCAGTACATCACTTCGTAGACAGTCGCCTTCTTGTCACCAGACCCTGTCACTATAAACTTATCGTCCGCTGATATATCACAACTGAGCACCGATGATGACTCTTTCGActggaaataaaacaatttatgttaATGATTTATGTTCTAATTAAGAGCCTCGTCATTTTATTCTCGtgggaaaaaaaataatgaacaaaaataagttttaaagcaTTTACAACAGGGGTTTTTTCCcgtttaaaaagatttttcaatagcATTTAATCAGAATATAAGTTTGTGCTTAATAATACCTGTTTCTTACGTTTATAATGTAGTTCATATATATAGCTGTTAAGTCTACCTGGAATATGCTAGCGCCATATGGCGTCCGCCAGGCGTTGAGCAGGTTGTCCTTGCCTGTGGACACGAACCACTTCCCGCAGGCCGCGAACTTGAGCGACAACACGCACGACTCGTGCAGCAACAGCTGGTAGCGGTCCGGCTTGCCCGCGTGCAGGACCTCCACGTGGGAGTTCTCCATGCCCACCGCCAGCCACGAACCTACACGAATTAGGTTTATTGTTAGAAAATGTGTTTGTAAGGGCCACCTTCTTTCTGACTTCACCTTCAGATAAATTTACAATggattattcaaataatttttatgCTATTATGTGAATTAGGCATAATAAAGTGGTCATCAtccgcctagccttttcccaacaatgttggggtcagcttgcagtctaaccagattcagctaagtagcagtgttttacaaggagcgactgcctatttgacctgctcaaccctgttacctgggcaacacgatgccccttggttagactggttgtcagactttcaagcttctgaatacTTAACGTTATTACCGTCAGATGTAGGAATATGATCCGGGccaacccacaatttaacgtgccttccgaaacacggaggaactagTTATGACAAATATGGACATggacccatctacggaccaaccgcgtcaagcgtagcttaacctgtgatcgagtCACTCATGCagttacagcttagccacgaacGATTAGGTCACTAAGATATAATAAAGTTCCTTATTTAGACTGTTAGTGTTGAGGTATGTTACCGGTGGGGCAGTATCCGAGCGAGAAGATCTGGCTGGAGAAGTCGTGTTGGTGCAGCTGGCGGCCCTCGCGCAGGTCCCAGGAGCGCACGGTGTTGTCGAGGCCGCCCGTCCACAGCCGCGTGCCGTCGCCGCTGATGTCGATGCACGACGCGCCGTCCGTGTGGCCTAAGGAAACATAACAAAAGTTAACCTCTAAATAACTAACCGAAAATGCGTTCCGCAACAAGATTTGCTGGGCTTATGTTATGTTCAAGGCAACAAAAAagtcacaaaacaaaacttagGCTTTTAAACTAGAATCATACTTTTGAAAGGTCCACAATGAACTGAAATGTTTCTACCATAAACTTAAGCTAAACATACACGTTTGAAATGGTAAAAACATCTTACCTTGGAATTGTCTAACTAATGTTTGGTTCTGGAGATCCCATACTGCTATGTTGCCATCTGAACAGCAACTGAAGCAAAcctatagaaaacaaaaaaaatgctcaattaataacttaatacagattgtatggatagccgagtgttgaAGGTCTCGCAACGCAAAACTCATCAAATACCCGCATCGTGACGCGATTTTGATACccacataggacaagcatttgtctgatCTATGAACGCTGCTATGTTCTAAGTCTGgatgtcattgtgcatgtggccttatttgtacaaatatatatatatttatttgttcaaataaggctatatatatatatattattttttttgaagtttggCAACCAAGCCGTGACTAGTATCACGAAAGTCGTTATTAAGTCACTATGTTTGTATTCTCTGTCACAGTCTGGTTACCTTGGAGTCGGGGCTGATGGCGAGCGCGTAGCAGGCGGGCGCGGAGGAGGTGAGTTCAGCTCGCATGCGCGGCGTGGGCGAGGCCAGGTCCCAGATGGACAGGTTGGACGCCTCGCCGCCTACGATCAGCGTGCGACCGTCCGGCAGCAGCTTCACCGAGCGGATGTAGTTGTCGCGTTGctgtaattcattattatttatgtcaatatagttgttttatttttctatattgaAACTGGAGGTGATCTTGaagttttttatcattttgcagAACCTTTTAGATAAGTAAAGCAAATACATTTTGTTGTCAGATGAATGGCTTAGCTGTACAATTGAGCGGCAACCATATAGCAGCCTATATCAGTATTGTAAAAGCGCAAGTACTGTGAAGATACGTAAGTAATACGTACGAGACAGTCAAGTTGCGAGAGCGGTTCCAGAGCATTAGGCGAGGAGGGGTTGGAGATGTCCCAGAGCTTGACGCAGCCCTTGCCGCCGGTGTAGGCGTGGCGCGCGCCCGGCGTGGCGGCCAGCGCCACGGCGCACACCACCTCGCCGTGCGGCAGCGCCAGCACCgcgcgcgcgccccgcgccACGCCCGCGCCGCCCAGCGCGTCCGCCGGGAAGCCCACCGGCTGCAGCGGCCCGCCGCACGAGTGGTACGAGTACGCGCTGCAACACAACCAGCCCACGTGTGCCAATACTGCCAATAGTGCTGATGGTCGTCACTAGCTATTGAGACGCAACGATTTCTTTTGTGACATGGAAGGAATTGAAATCGTCGGTAACAGGATTAATAGTGagcgtttaaattaataattcgtcAGTAAAAATGTACACGTATGCCTTTTAGGCAATAAGCCGCTACAAATCATCGTTTAGTACGTAAAATCGGAACATGGCTATCTAACGGCTGTGTCTAGTTCAATTGCCCATTACACTACACCCAACGATATTACATTTACACAATTTTCTACTAAAAAATGTCatgaaacaaaaagtaaatacatataaaaattgtcgacataataaaaagtaaatatgatACTAACGGCTTGGCGGGCGCGATGCCGTTGGTTCGGTGATGGTTGTCATAGTGCAGCggcagcgcgggcgcgggcgcggcgccgcggtAGGCCGCGTACGCGCCGAACGGGTACGCGCCGCGCCCAGACGTGGGCGTGGGCGCGCGGCCCAGCttgcccgcgccgcccgcgcccgccgggCCCCCGCCGCCTGGGGTGCCGGGCTTCTCCTGGACAACGGAGGAATATCACATTTGATTAAACATTGATCATGAGGAAGTATAGTCCAGTACATCATTACATAAATTACATATGTTTCTTGCATcacacaaaaactttaaaacacaaaacGCTCTTTAGTGTGCTTCCCCCAAGCTATCATgttcctttattatttaaattgtttctaaattaTCAATGGGTAGAATGTATGATAAAACGCATATTCAAATACATGCCTAATACCTCATTAGTGAAATTATAATGACAATTAAAAGCTATATTTATgctacaaaactttaaataaacatataagaAGATATACGAAGGCAACCAACTCACGTCTTTGGAACTCTTGGGTGTTGACCGGCTGGACGAGGAGCCGGATCTCGAAGGAGGTCGCGGACCGTTCTCTGTTCTCTCGCCGCCTTCCGTACGAACACTAGGGGAACCTCTTTCTTCCTGCAACGacatgataaaaacaaaaatataagtacaagaaaaaaataagtcttttttgttaatttagttattaaaagaCTCTTTTATCCTATAAAAACTAGCATACTGCTCTTCAATCCTGCTTGATGGACAAGGGTTTCGATGTACATTTTTGATAAGGAGAATAATTGAGTCAAAAATTCATGGACACGCCTGCTAATTAccgtaaacatttttaatacagtttACCTTCTAAGTACTTTATTTACTATCAACACTGAAAGCAAATATTCCTCATTGATACAGCTTAtgattacataaatattttagtcattaaaataaatataagtagctGCATACACTATCATCTTGGTATTTCCATAGGGTCTAATCAGTTAGACCGAAATAAACTCAATTGAAATCAGAACAGGATAAATCCTGTCACAGCCTTGAAGTTCTGCGTAGTAACAGAGCACAGAATCTCATCTTACCTCATTCGCAACATCAACAACAAGATCTTGATCACTCTTTTCAGCATCGCTGTCCTAGAAATGTATATGATCATTAAtacaacataaaacaatagTTATAGTAAAGAATACAGCAATAAAGTTATGAAAAGTATATAGCAATAATTATCAGCAATGTATGATACAAAGCATCTGAACAAACAAGCGTTGGAACGGACGGCTATTGCTGAATCATATACacattaaattctttttaatgttattttatgcaaatatcaTTGTCAtaaggtaaaatatttgtaa
This portion of the Trichoplusia ni isolate ovarian cell line Hi5 chromosome 19, tn1, whole genome shotgun sequence genome encodes:
- the LOC113503380 gene encoding protein groucho-like isoform X4 — its product is MYPTATRHPAAAVRGPQPPAGPIKFTIADTLERIKEEFNFLQAQYHTLKLECEKLASEKTEMQRHYVMYYEMSYGLNVEMHKQTEIAKRLSGIIGQVLPFLAQEHQQQVASAVERAKQVTMSELNAIIGQQQQQGLQQLLQQIHASAGLSHGVAGAGGLLGAGGLLFAPGGGPPPPPHLPPPAHKVELPPPADIKPAVLAGGPAPAPLLPGQPPPRDDDRHNARVLQQQRRSVSPHEREQKYRPRSPVEPEALDVKRRKEEKVLGHDSDAEKSDQDLVVDVANEEERGSPSVRTEGGERTENGPRPPSRSGSSSSRSTPKSSKDEKPGTPGGGGPAGAGGAGKLGRAPTPTSGRGAYPFGAYAAYRGAAPAPALPLHYDNHHRTNGIAPAKPAYSYHSCGGPLQPVGFPADALGGAGVARGARAVLALPHGEVVCAVALAATPGARHAYTGGKGCVKLWDISNPSSPNALEPLSQLDCLQRDNYIRSVKLLPDGRTLIVGGEASNLSIWDLASPTPRMRAELTSSAPACYALAISPDSKVCFSCCSDGNIAVWDLQNQTLVRQFQGHTDGASCIDISGDGTRLWTGGLDNTVRSWDLREGRQLHQHDFSSQIFSLGYCPTGSWLAVGMENSHVEVLHAGKPDRYQLLLHESCVLSLKFAACGKWFVSTGKDNLLNAWRTPYGASIFQSKESSSVLSCDISADDKFIVTGSGDKKATVYEVMY
- the LOC113503380 gene encoding protein groucho-like isoform X7, whose translation is MYPTATRHPAAAVRGPQPPAGPIKFTIADTLERIKEEFNFLQAQYHTLKLECEKLASEKTEMQRHYVMYYEMSYGLNVEMHKQTEIAKRLSGIIGQVLPFLAQEHQQQVASAVERAKQVTMSELNAIIGQIHASAGLSHGVAGAGGLLGAGGLLFAPGGGPPPPPHLPPPAHKVELPPPADIKPAVLAGGPAPAPLLPGQPPPRDDDRHNARVLQQQRRSVSPHEREQKYRPRSPVEPEALDVKRRKEEKVLGHVSLCSDSDAEKSDQDLVVDVANEEERGSPSVRTEGGERTENGPRPPSRSGSSSSRSTPKSSKDEKPGTPGGGGPAGAGGAGKLGRAPTPTSGRGAYPFGAYAAYRGAAPAPALPLHYDNHHRTNGIAPAKPAYSYHSCGGPLQPVGFPADALGGAGVARGARAVLALPHGEVVCAVALAATPGARHAYTGGKGCVKLWDISNPSSPNALEPLSQLDCLQRDNYIRSVKLLPDGRTLIVGGEASNLSIWDLASPTPRMRAELTSSAPACYALAISPDSKVCFSCCSDGNIAVWDLQNQTLVRQFQGHTDGASCIDISGDGTRLWTGGLDNTVRSWDLREGRQLHQHDFSSQIFSLGYCPTGSWLAVGMENSHVEVLHAGKPDRYQLLLHESCVLSLKFAACGKWFVSTGKDNLLNAWRTPYGASIFQSKESSSVLSCDISADDKFIVTGSGDKKATVYEVMY
- the LOC113503380 gene encoding protein groucho-like isoform X1; this encodes MYPTATRHPAAAVRGPQPPAGPIKFTIADTLERIKEEFNFLQAQYHTLKLECEKLASEKTEMQRHYVMYYEMSYGLNVEMHKQTEIAKRLSGIIGQVLPFLAQEHQQQVASAVERAKQVTMSELNAIIGQQQQQGLQQLLQQIHASAGLSHGVAGAGGLLGAGGLLFAPGGGPPPPPHLPPPAHKVELPPPADIKPAVLAGGPAPAPLLPGQPPPRDDDRHNARVLQQQRRSVSPHEREQKYRPRSPVEPEALDVKRRKEEKVLGHVSLCSDSDAEKSDQDLVVDVANEEERGSPSVRTEGGERTENGPRPPSRSGSSSSRSTPKSSKDEKPGTPGGGGPAGAGGAGKLGRAPTPTSGRGAYPFGAYAAYRGAAPAPALPLHYDNHHRTNGIAPAKPAYSYHSCGGPLQPVGFPADALGGAGVARGARAVLALPHGEVVCAVALAATPGARHAYTGGKGCVKLWDISNPSSPNALEPLSQLDCLQRDNYIRSVKLLPDGRTLIVGGEASNLSIWDLASPTPRMRAELTSSAPACYALAISPDSKVCFSCCSDGNIAVWDLQNQTLVRQFQGHTDGASCIDISGDGTRLWTGGLDNTVRSWDLREGRQLHQHDFSSQIFSLGYCPTGSWLAVGMENSHVEVLHAGKPDRYQLLLHESCVLSLKFAACGKWFVSTGKDNLLNAWRTPYGASIFQSKESSSVLSCDISADDKFIVTGSGDKKATVYEVMY
- the LOC113503380 gene encoding protein groucho-like isoform X8, translating into MYPTATRHPAAAGPQPPAGPIKFTIADTLERIKEEFNFLQAQYHTLKLECEKLASEKTEMQRHYVMYYEMSYGLNVEMHKQTEIAKRLSGIIGQVLPFLAQEHQQQVASAVERAKQVTMSELNAIIGQQIHASAGLSHGVAGAGGLLGAGGLLFAPGGGPPPPPHLPPPAHKVELPPPADIKPAVLAGGPAPAPLLPGQPPPRDDDRHNARVLQQQRRSVSPHEREQKYRPRSPVEPEALDVKRRKEEKVLGHVSLCSDSDAEKSDQDLVVDVANEEERGSPSVRTEGGERTENGPRPPSRSGSSSSRSTPKSSKDEKPGTPGGGGPAGAGGAGKLGRAPTPTSGRGAYPFGAYAAYRGAAPAPALPLHYDNHHRTNGIAPAKPAYSYHSCGGPLQPVGFPADALGGAGVARGARAVLALPHGEVVCAVALAATPGARHAYTGGKGCVKLWDISNPSSPNALEPLSQLDCLQRDNYIRSVKLLPDGRTLIVGGEASNLSIWDLASPTPRMRAELTSSAPACYALAISPDSKVCFSCCSDGNIAVWDLQNQTLVRQFQGHTDGASCIDISGDGTRLWTGGLDNTVRSWDLREGRQLHQHDFSSQIFSLGYCPTGSWLAVGMENSHVEVLHAGKPDRYQLLLHESCVLSLKFAACGKWFVSTGKDNLLNAWRTPYGASIFQSKESSSVLSCDISADDKFIVTGSGDKKATVYEVMY
- the LOC113503380 gene encoding protein groucho-like isoform X2, producing the protein MYPTATRHPAAAVRGPQPPAGPIKFTIADTLERIKEEFNFLQAQYHTLKLECEKLASEKTEMQRHYVMYYEMSYGLNVEMHKQTEIAKRLSGIIGQVLPFLAQEHQQQVASAVERAKQVTMSELNAIIGQQQQQGLQQLLQIHASAGLSHGVAGAGGLLGAGGLLFAPGGGPPPPPHLPPPAHKVELPPPADIKPAVLAGGPAPAPLLPGQPPPRDDDRHNARVLQQQRRSVSPHEREQKYRPRSPVEPEALDVKRRKEEKVLGHVSLCSDSDAEKSDQDLVVDVANEEERGSPSVRTEGGERTENGPRPPSRSGSSSSRSTPKSSKDEKPGTPGGGGPAGAGGAGKLGRAPTPTSGRGAYPFGAYAAYRGAAPAPALPLHYDNHHRTNGIAPAKPAYSYHSCGGPLQPVGFPADALGGAGVARGARAVLALPHGEVVCAVALAATPGARHAYTGGKGCVKLWDISNPSSPNALEPLSQLDCLQRDNYIRSVKLLPDGRTLIVGGEASNLSIWDLASPTPRMRAELTSSAPACYALAISPDSKVCFSCCSDGNIAVWDLQNQTLVRQFQGHTDGASCIDISGDGTRLWTGGLDNTVRSWDLREGRQLHQHDFSSQIFSLGYCPTGSWLAVGMENSHVEVLHAGKPDRYQLLLHESCVLSLKFAACGKWFVSTGKDNLLNAWRTPYGASIFQSKESSSVLSCDISADDKFIVTGSGDKKATVYEVMY
- the LOC113503380 gene encoding protein groucho-like isoform X3 — its product is MYPTATRHPAAAGPQPPAGPIKFTIADTLERIKEEFNFLQAQYHTLKLECEKLASEKTEMQRHYVMYYEMSYGLNVEMHKQTEIAKRLSGIIGQVLPFLAQEHQQQVASAVERAKQVTMSELNAIIGQQQQQGLQQLLQQIHASAGLSHGVAGAGGLLGAGGLLFAPGGGPPPPPHLPPPAHKVELPPPADIKPAVLAGGPAPAPLLPGQPPPRDDDRHNARVLQQQRRSVSPHEREQKYRPRSPVEPEALDVKRRKEEKVLGHVSLCSDSDAEKSDQDLVVDVANEEERGSPSVRTEGGERTENGPRPPSRSGSSSSRSTPKSSKDEKPGTPGGGGPAGAGGAGKLGRAPTPTSGRGAYPFGAYAAYRGAAPAPALPLHYDNHHRTNGIAPAKPAYSYHSCGGPLQPVGFPADALGGAGVARGARAVLALPHGEVVCAVALAATPGARHAYTGGKGCVKLWDISNPSSPNALEPLSQLDCLQRDNYIRSVKLLPDGRTLIVGGEASNLSIWDLASPTPRMRAELTSSAPACYALAISPDSKVCFSCCSDGNIAVWDLQNQTLVRQFQGHTDGASCIDISGDGTRLWTGGLDNTVRSWDLREGRQLHQHDFSSQIFSLGYCPTGSWLAVGMENSHVEVLHAGKPDRYQLLLHESCVLSLKFAACGKWFVSTGKDNLLNAWRTPYGASIFQSKESSSVLSCDISADDKFIVTGSGDKKATVYEVMY
- the LOC113503380 gene encoding protein groucho-like isoform X6, with product MYPTATRHPAAAVRGPQPPAGPIKFTIADTLERIKEEFNFLQAQYHTLKLECEKLASEKTEMQRHYVMYYEMSYGLNVEMHKQTEIAKRLSGIIGQVLPFLAQEHQQQVASAVERAKQVTMSELNAIIGQQIHASAGLSHGVAGAGGLLGAGGLLFAPGGGPPPPPHLPPPAHKVELPPPADIKPAVLAGGPAPAPLLPGQPPPRDDDRHNARVLQQQRRSVSPHEREQKYRPRSPVEPEALDVKRRKEEKVLGHVSLCSDSDAEKSDQDLVVDVANEEERGSPSVRTEGGERTENGPRPPSRSGSSSSRSTPKSSKDEKPGTPGGGGPAGAGGAGKLGRAPTPTSGRGAYPFGAYAAYRGAAPAPALPLHYDNHHRTNGIAPAKPAYSYHSCGGPLQPVGFPADALGGAGVARGARAVLALPHGEVVCAVALAATPGARHAYTGGKGCVKLWDISNPSSPNALEPLSQLDCLQRDNYIRSVKLLPDGRTLIVGGEASNLSIWDLASPTPRMRAELTSSAPACYALAISPDSKVCFSCCSDGNIAVWDLQNQTLVRQFQGHTDGASCIDISGDGTRLWTGGLDNTVRSWDLREGRQLHQHDFSSQIFSLGYCPTGSWLAVGMENSHVEVLHAGKPDRYQLLLHESCVLSLKFAACGKWFVSTGKDNLLNAWRTPYGASIFQSKESSSVLSCDISADDKFIVTGSGDKKATVYEVMY